The genome window GTACTCGATAGGTCTAGACCACTATATTTGTATACCTGCCCGTCTTCTATCCGAAAAAGGAAGTTATCTGTAGCCCGGGCAGCTTCCACTGTTGCATGCATGTAAGCCAGCGAAACCGGCAATTGCTGTGATTTGCAGTAAGCGTATAGCGGTGTTAAATCAACTTCAGTATGTACATTAAAGAAAGGTTGTGAAAAGGAGCTGAAAAAGCGATAGGTTTCTTCTCTTTCCCAACCTTCTACAGGTATAAGTTGTCTACTGTAACGGGTGTTCATAAATTAACTCGGGCTGCTATAGTTCCTCTTAAACCTGAAGAACCATATTGTGGGGCAAAAATAGCTGAGTTAATCTTAATTCAATAGCAGATCCGAAAATAGAAGCGCTGAGAGGGGTGTTACTGATAATGGTTAAGTATAAAATGGAATTCAGCTTTGGTTATGCTTCAGCCAGAACTTTTAAATTTACTTCTTAATCTCGATATCCCGTATTTCTGTTTTGCTGCTCCTTTTATTTGTTCCGGATACATTCTTTAAACTATCCTGACCATCGTCGCCTTCAAATGAAATCTTTATACCCTTAAGCACCTGCTCCTGTAAGTTGAATACATCGTTTCCTGCACGTCCTTTTAGACTTACTTCATCTGTAACAAAAGAATTAAAAATACGACGGTAGGTAACTTTACCGTCTGATCTTCTGCGTACGATAACTTTTATCTCTTTATTATTCAGGCGCTCAACTTCAAATATATCATCTTTATCAGTACCCCTGATGGTTACTTCTTCTGCCAAGGCTTCATAAAATTCTCTGGCTGCTTTATCAAGGGTGTTTCTTCTGCTCTTTAACATTTCAGCCAGTTCTTTGCCTTCTAACTGGTATACACTGGCAGGTAACTGATGTACAGCTTTTTCTATTACTTCGTCGGTAATTTCATGTTGTAATACTTTAGCCAGCGAGTCGTATTGCAGGGCGGTTACCTGGTTCAGAGCACGGGCATCAATGTAAGCTGACTTAATCATGAGTGCTTTTACATCCCGGAAGTCACCGTAGAAGGTAACGAACTTGCGCTGCGCCCATTTGCGGCTAAGGATCCAGGAAAACAGCCCGTCATCAAAACGGAAAAACGCATTATCTCTGTCTTTGGGGATAGGACGGTAAATGTAGTTCTGGTTTTCTTTATACACTGCCCATTCCCATTGTTCCTCATGCCTGTCCCGGTCTCCGATCAGCAGATCCAGGAGCCTTGCCTTAGCGAAAGCGACCTGATCAATAAGGTGTTTATCTGAGTCAGCACAGTTTTCCAGCATTCTCTTTGTACTGACAATGTTTTCTGCGCTTTTTAAACTGCCAACCAATGCACGCCTATCATTAAATTTTTCCTCCAGCATATAAAGGTTGTCGCTAAGCAAGGTTTTGTGCTCACCTAGGGCCTCTTCATTTGGCCTGACATAAACCAGTTGTGGGTTAGGATGGGGGATACCTGCAGCCTCAGAAAGCGGTGCTACCACCAAAGCCGCATAAGGGTTTAACGCCGAAGTCTGGTCCCGTACCAGGTCTGAAACAAATAAATTCTGAAACGGGAAAGGCATTTTTACCTCAGGCCGCTTATCAACAGAACGCAACGAGTAAGTTCTGCCATTGCCACCTACAAGCGATGCACTTATAGTTTGCATCCCGCCCCCAATCTTCTCTACTTTCAGTCCGCCTTTTTCTTTATTTACCTCAAGCACCTTTACTTCTACAGGTGCAGCCCAGATATCCCGGTATCGCTTTCCCCAAAGTGCATTGTAAATAAAACCCCGCTCATAATGTCTTCCCGCCTGCACGGTTACACTGTCTACTTTACCTGGAGATTGTTGTAGTAACTGGTATGTAGTTGAATCAACTACCGGAGTATCAGCATAAAAGTTTTTACGGGCACAACCATAAGAATGCAGCAGGATAAGGAGCAGCAACAGTTTCTGTGGAATGGAGATATTGAATATAGTAAAGCGGTTGTACATGATGCACATAAACGCTTTTCTTTTAAAATGTTTTCAATTCGCAGGTACAACTGTTTGTAAACGCAAAAGAATCATATCATTTAAAGTATAGAATGATAGAAATAACCTGTATGCAGGTATAGTTATGCTTGGTCTCAGAGAAGGCATTTCTTTAGAATTAAAGCACCCTTTACCTGTAATGCTGTTGTTTAGCTAAATGATTTTGCGTAACCTGTACCATTAATCCGGGATAAACCAGAAAGCCTATGCATCAAAATCTTACGAAAGCAGCTTTATGTAAACTATGGCTGCTGTTTACTATCTGTCTCTTCCTTTTTAGCAATTGTGCTACCCATTCAGTTACAGATACCACTGCTCATGCACGAGGTTATATTGCAGACAAAGCCATGGTGGTATCAGCTCATCCGGAGGCCTCCCGCATAGGTATGGAAGTTATGAAAAGAGGAGGCAATGCTTATGATGCCACCGTTGCGACTCAGTTTGCGCTGGCTGTTGCTTTTCCGGTAGCAGGCAACATAGGTGGCGGCGGATTTACGATTTACCGAAGTGCAACAGGTGAGACAGGGGCATTGGATTACCGCGAAACTGCACCGTTGGCAGCATCAGAAACCATGTACCAGGATAGTGCAGGCAATGTAGTAACAGGTTTGAGTACAGATGGACACCTGGCGGCTGGTGTACCCGGAACTGTAGACGGCATGGTGAAGCTGCATCAGAAGCTAGGCTCACTGCCTTGGAACGAGCTCGTTCAGCCAGCCATTGACCTGGCGCGTAACGGAGTGGTGTTAACACCAAAAGAGGCCGACGGATTAAACAGAACACAGGAAGCTATACTTAAAAATAACAGGCATAAACCTTACCTGGTACGGCCACAAGCATGGAAAGCCGGCGATACACTACGCCATGAGGACCTTGCCCGTACATTAGAGCGTATCCGTGATAAAGGCCGAGATGGATTTTATGCGGGCGAAACTGCAGCATTGCTGGTAAAGGAAATGAAACGTGGAGGGGGCATCATTTCAAAACAGGACCTGGAAAACTATACTTCGGTTTGGCGGGAAGCGGTAGAAGGAAACTATAAAGATTACAAAGTGATCTCTATGCCGCCCCCATCCAGCGGGGGTATAGCTTTGTTGCAATTACTGACCATGGGAGAGCCTTATGATCTGCGAAAGAGTGGGTGGCAAAGCGCTGAAGAAGTACAGGTGATAACAGAAGCAGAACGCCGTGTTTATGCAGACCGTGCCACATACCTGGGTGATCCTGATTTTGTAGCTGTTCCGAAGAGGGAGTTACTGGATAAGAGTTACCTGACGATGCGCATGAGTACCATGCAACTGGATAAAGCTACGCCTTCATCTGAAGTAAAAGCTGGCCAGTTACCTGTTTACGAGTCTGAGCAGACTACCCACTTTAGTATCGTAGATCCTGCAGGTAATGCCGTTTCTACTACCACCACGCTTAACGGGGCTTATGGCTCAAAAGTAGTTGTGGAGGGTGCAGGCTTTATATTAAATAATGAGATGGATGACTTTAGTGTGAAGCCGGGCGTACCGAATATGTTTGGATTAGTAGGAGGCAAAGCCAACGCCATTGCACCAACTAAACGCATGTTAAGCTCTATGACACCAACTATACTTGAGAAGGATGGTAAACTGTTTATGGTAGTGGGTACGCCGGGTGGCTCTACTATTATTACCTCTGTTTTTCAGGCTATAGTTAATGTGCTGGAACATAACATGACCATGCAGCAGGCTGTATCTGCGCCGCGATTCCATCACCAGTGGTTACCCGATGTGATACAACATGAACCTGACGCTATTTCTACTGAGGTACGGGCTATACTTACAAACAAAGGATACAAGCTTGAACAACGTAGTCCTTATGGCAGAGTGGATGCCATATTGGTGCTG of Pontibacter deserti contains these proteins:
- the ggt gene encoding gamma-glutamyltransferase, with product MHQNLTKAALCKLWLLFTICLFLFSNCATHSVTDTTAHARGYIADKAMVVSAHPEASRIGMEVMKRGGNAYDATVATQFALAVAFPVAGNIGGGGFTIYRSATGETGALDYRETAPLAASETMYQDSAGNVVTGLSTDGHLAAGVPGTVDGMVKLHQKLGSLPWNELVQPAIDLARNGVVLTPKEADGLNRTQEAILKNNRHKPYLVRPQAWKAGDTLRHEDLARTLERIRDKGRDGFYAGETAALLVKEMKRGGGIISKQDLENYTSVWREAVEGNYKDYKVISMPPPSSGGIALLQLLTMGEPYDLRKSGWQSAEEVQVITEAERRVYADRATYLGDPDFVAVPKRELLDKSYLTMRMSTMQLDKATPSSEVKAGQLPVYESEQTTHFSIVDPAGNAVSTTTTLNGAYGSKVVVEGAGFILNNEMDDFSVKPGVPNMFGLVGGKANAIAPTKRMLSSMTPTILEKDGKLFMVVGTPGGSTIITSVFQAIVNVLEHNMTMQQAVSAPRFHHQWLPDVIQHEPDAISTEVRAILTNKGYKLEQRSPYGRVDAILVLPNGKLEAGADPRGDDAASGF